The Gemmatimonadota bacterium nucleotide sequence ACCGTATTTTTCAAGCGCCTCATAAGCCACCTCCGGGTTGGCACTCGTCACACTTTGATTGCCGCGAACTTGCGTCAAAACAGACAAAAAATTATCCCGCGTCACATTAAACTGCTTCAAAATGCGTCCCCCCGGGGTTTTATCGCCTTCACTTATCAGTGCCAACAGCAGATGCTCCACTGAGACATATTCATCCTTCAGCCTTTCAGCTTCGCCCTGAGCAGATAGAAACAGTTTCTGAAAACGCTGTGTCACATAAATTTTGTCCTGTTCAACAC carries:
- a CDS encoding type VI secretion system ATPase TssH; this translates as MDMNKLTQKSQEAVQQAQAIALRYGHQEVDGEHLLVALLAQDGGLFPRMLTRMQVDSDVLKSEIEKELTQQPKVSGPGVEQDKIYVTQRFQKLFLSAQGEAERLKDEYVSVEHLLLALISEGDKTPGGRILKQFNVTRDNFLSVLTQVRGNQSVTSANPEVAYEALEKYG